From a single Aureimonas sp. AU20 genomic region:
- a CDS encoding EamA family transporter → MSGLAAPLVLGLTVILDVGGQILFKTGLDGSDETDTAQHEKVGLVRRVLGSPQIAAGVGLYAVEFVAWLFVLSHMDLSVAFPIATLSYVGVVLASRLFLGEAVPPRRWMSTLLIAAGAALVGVSA, encoded by the coding sequence ATGAGCGGACTCGCCGCGCCCCTGGTGCTGGGGTTGACCGTGATCCTCGATGTCGGCGGCCAGATTCTCTTCAAGACCGGGCTCGACGGATCGGACGAGACCGACACGGCGCAGCACGAAAAGGTTGGCCTCGTGCGCCGCGTTCTCGGCTCGCCGCAGATCGCGGCCGGCGTCGGCCTCTATGCCGTCGAGTTCGTCGCCTGGCTCTTCGTCCTGTCGCACATGGATCTCTCGGTCGCCTTCCCGATCGCCACCCTTTCCTATGTCGGCGTCGTCCTGGCGAGCCGGCTCTTCCTGGGCGAGGCGGTGCCGCCGCGCCGCTGGATGTCCACCCTACTCATCGCCGCCGGCGCGGCGCTTGTCGGAGTCAGCGCATGA
- a CDS encoding HAMP domain-containing methyl-accepting chemotaxis protein — MRLTIKLKLATAFAGVLALMGGTGYYGLHGLQLSNENMQTFVSRPYAQTKRVEDAARGMQNIGRSVNRMLASKDDSEMAEVRASIEKGLADELSIMKGYRDALTPDAVGTPATADAVLAAIQTWQGMVNKTMDLIQENTTTRANELFAQKAVPLVDELTEDFRLARERIRTEGSNDRLRDAASAARLGLPQMMYRLKVATGEPDKARGAAAFDVFQTSFKAFDEGMNAYLAAAEDTPLAADAKEQMGNWADLKPLVEKIGALGMTKSVESANTLYSGEGRPFLLATIKQMDELIAAETKVAEGLASDTQDQYGTTRLTMLVLIGLGLLLGTGAALWLALSISRGLNLAMHHARKIGGGDISERIRVRQNDEIGDLLTTICQMRVKLNETVISIRESAHQVASGSSQSAATAEQLSAGSSQQAAASEEASAAVEEMTANVRQNADNAGTTEKIARQASESAEKTGVAVGASVEAMRIIAEKISVVQEIARQTDLLALNAAIEAARAGQHGKGFAVVASEVRKLAERSQSAAQEIGQLSAQTLVTSEEAGRMLDALVPDIQKTAELVSEISAACREQSVGIEQINQAIQQLDQVTQSNAGAANEMAATAGQLSSEVQRLEATTSFFKLENGIGSKPAAVARQAKVEALRANVQAFGAAHGKRAPVAAKQAPAPAPRSDGGFDMDLDSDKGFERLSA; from the coding sequence ATGCGCCTCACCATCAAGCTCAAGCTTGCCACCGCGTTCGCCGGCGTTCTCGCCTTGATGGGAGGCACGGGCTATTACGGGCTGCACGGGCTGCAGCTCTCCAACGAGAACATGCAGACCTTCGTCTCGCGCCCCTATGCCCAGACCAAGCGGGTCGAGGACGCGGCGCGCGGGATGCAGAACATCGGCCGCAGCGTCAACCGGATGCTGGCCTCCAAGGACGATTCCGAAATGGCGGAGGTCCGCGCCTCGATCGAGAAGGGCTTGGCCGACGAGCTCTCGATCATGAAGGGCTATCGCGACGCCCTGACGCCGGACGCGGTCGGCACTCCCGCGACGGCCGATGCCGTTCTGGCGGCGATCCAGACCTGGCAGGGCATGGTGAACAAAACCATGGACCTGATCCAAGAGAACACCACGACGCGCGCCAACGAGCTGTTCGCGCAGAAGGCCGTTCCGCTGGTAGACGAGCTGACCGAGGATTTCCGCCTGGCGCGCGAGCGCATCAGGACGGAGGGCTCTAACGACCGGCTGCGCGACGCCGCCTCCGCGGCCCGGCTCGGTCTGCCTCAGATGATGTACCGGCTGAAGGTCGCGACGGGGGAACCGGACAAGGCGCGCGGGGCCGCGGCGTTCGATGTCTTCCAGACCAGCTTCAAGGCGTTCGACGAAGGCATGAACGCCTATCTCGCCGCCGCCGAGGACACGCCCTTGGCGGCCGACGCAAAGGAGCAGATGGGCAACTGGGCGGACCTGAAGCCCTTGGTCGAGAAGATCGGCGCGCTGGGCATGACCAAGTCCGTGGAAAGCGCCAACACGCTTTATTCCGGCGAGGGACGGCCCTTTCTCCTCGCGACGATCAAGCAGATGGACGAGCTGATCGCCGCCGAGACCAAGGTCGCCGAGGGGCTGGCGAGCGACACGCAGGACCAGTACGGCACGACCCGCCTGACGATGCTGGTGCTGATCGGCCTCGGCTTGCTGCTCGGCACCGGCGCCGCGCTCTGGCTGGCCCTGTCGATCTCGCGCGGTCTGAATCTGGCCATGCACCACGCGCGCAAGATCGGCGGCGGTGACATTTCCGAGCGTATTCGGGTGAGGCAGAACGACGAGATCGGCGATCTTCTCACGACGATCTGCCAGATGCGGGTGAAGCTGAACGAGACGGTCATCTCGATCCGCGAGTCCGCCCATCAGGTGGCGTCCGGCTCCTCGCAGTCGGCCGCGACCGCCGAGCAGCTCTCCGCCGGCTCCAGCCAGCAGGCCGCCGCCTCCGAGGAGGCCTCTGCCGCCGTCGAAGAGATGACCGCCAATGTGCGCCAGAACGCCGACAATGCCGGCACCACCGAGAAGATCGCCCGTCAGGCCTCCGAGAGCGCCGAGAAGACCGGTGTAGCGGTCGGCGCTTCGGTGGAAGCGATGCGCATCATCGCCGAGAAGATTTCGGTGGTGCAGGAGATCGCGCGCCAGACCGACCTTCTGGCGCTGAACGCCGCCATCGAGGCTGCGCGCGCCGGCCAGCACGGCAAGGGCTTCGCCGTCGTCGCGTCGGAAGTTCGCAAGCTCGCCGAGCGCTCGCAATCGGCGGCGCAGGAGATCGGGCAATTGTCGGCGCAGACGCTGGTCACCTCCGAGGAGGCCGGCCGGATGCTCGACGCGCTGGTGCCCGACATCCAGAAGACCGCCGAGCTGGTGTCCGAAATCTCGGCGGCCTGCCGCGAGCAGTCGGTCGGCATCGAGCAGATCAACCAGGCGATCCAGCAGCTCGACCAGGTGACGCAGAGCAACGCCGGGGCGGCCAACGAGATGGCCGCGACCGCCGGCCAGCTGTCGAGCGAAGTGCAGCGCCTGGAAGCCACCACGAGCTTCTTCAAGCTGGAGAATGGGATTGGCTCCAAGCCCGCCGCGGTGGCGCGCCAGGCCAAGGTCGAGGCGCTTCGCGCCAATGTCCAGGCCTTCGGCGCCGCCCATGGCAAGCGCGCGCCGGTGGCCGCCAAGCAGGCGCCCGCCCCCGCGCCGCGATCCGACGGCGGCTTCGACATGGATCTCGACAGCGACAAGGGCTTCGAGCGCCTGAGCGCCTGA
- a CDS encoding MarR family winged helix-turn-helix transcriptional regulator, with the protein MMHSLSSQSPEILLWFLLIETALALRQVTERHLKGGSVSLTPGEIRTLDYVMRHQSTRQVVLAERMGIEPMTLSVYLDRLESFGLIERKKDPGDRRLKLVEPTDNAAKVVADLEPTLTEIYQAMAKGIDREDLVRITAGLTMIRANLAKCPDVTPTAAPIVAKVSAKRD; encoded by the coding sequence ATGATGCATTCGCTTTCCAGCCAATCACCGGAAATACTTCTCTGGTTCCTCCTGATTGAGACCGCCCTGGCTCTTCGCCAAGTGACCGAGCGGCATCTCAAGGGAGGCAGCGTAAGCTTGACGCCGGGTGAGATCAGGACCCTGGATTATGTCATGCGGCATCAAAGCACCCGGCAGGTCGTCCTGGCCGAGCGCATGGGAATCGAGCCCATGACGCTGTCGGTCTATCTCGATCGGTTGGAATCCTTCGGGCTCATCGAGCGCAAGAAGGACCCGGGCGACCGACGTCTCAAGCTCGTCGAGCCGACAGACAACGCGGCCAAGGTGGTGGCCGATCTCGAACCGACCCTGACCGAAATCTACCAGGCCATGGCCAAGGGGATCGATCGCGAAGACCTCGTTCGCATCACCGCCGGCTTGACCATGATCCGCGCCAATTTGGCGAAGTGCCCTGACGTGACCCCGACCGCTGCGCCCATCGTGGCCAAAGTATCCGCCAAGCGCGACTGA
- a CDS encoding aspartate aminotransferase family protein: protein MNIALKLQRRTDTSASLFASAQEVIPGGVNSTARATWSGWEPYPLFVTSGSGSHVIDADGNDYVDYLLGLGPMILGHRPPRVTRAVVEQIENVGTVFALPAAAEADLARKIIAAVPSVESVRLSNTGTEGVLYATRLARAYTGRRKIVRFEGMYHGFSDGVYWSKHPKIETAGPDARPVPVPQGPGLPKGVEENLIILPWNDAEALRSVIAEQGHEIAAVLTEPMMCNTGCILPLPGYLEAMREMTAEAGIVLIFDEVITGFRLGLAGAQGVFGITPDLSVFAKGLGGGFPVAAVGGRREIMDLVSDGTVSLAGTYTANGIAVAAANATLDELNEPGAYERLYAVSDRLRHGLEEIFKASGLPAHVVGLGPVLQVWFSDAPIHNYRDAERHADQDMFRRWWLGMIERGILFHPGAYENLFVSFAHSDLDVDTTLAAAREVVATLS from the coding sequence TTGAACATCGCCCTCAAGCTCCAGCGCCGCACCGACACCAGCGCCAGCCTCTTCGCCAGCGCGCAGGAGGTCATTCCCGGCGGCGTCAACTCGACCGCCCGCGCCACCTGGTCGGGCTGGGAGCCCTATCCGCTCTTCGTCACCAGCGGCAGCGGCTCGCATGTGATCGACGCCGACGGCAACGACTATGTCGACTATCTCCTGGGGCTTGGGCCGATGATCCTCGGCCACCGTCCGCCGCGCGTCACGCGCGCCGTGGTGGAGCAGATCGAGAATGTGGGCACCGTCTTCGCGCTGCCGGCGGCGGCCGAGGCCGATCTCGCCCGCAAGATCATCGCCGCCGTGCCGAGCGTGGAGAGCGTGCGCCTGTCCAATACCGGCACGGAGGGCGTTCTCTACGCCACGCGCCTCGCCCGCGCCTATACCGGACGGCGCAAGATCGTGCGCTTCGAGGGCATGTATCACGGCTTCTCCGACGGCGTTTACTGGAGCAAGCATCCCAAGATCGAGACGGCGGGGCCGGACGCGCGCCCCGTTCCCGTGCCGCAGGGTCCGGGCCTACCCAAGGGCGTGGAAGAGAACCTCATCATCCTGCCCTGGAACGACGCGGAGGCGCTGCGCAGCGTCATCGCCGAGCAGGGCCACGAGATCGCCGCCGTGCTCACCGAGCCGATGATGTGCAACACCGGCTGCATCCTGCCCCTGCCCGGCTATCTCGAGGCGATGCGCGAGATGACGGCCGAGGCCGGGATCGTCCTGATCTTCGACGAGGTCATCACCGGCTTCCGCCTCGGCCTTGCAGGCGCGCAGGGCGTCTTCGGCATCACGCCCGACCTCTCCGTCTTCGCCAAGGGCCTGGGCGGTGGCTTCCCCGTCGCGGCGGTGGGCGGTCGGCGCGAGATCATGGATCTCGTGTCGGACGGCACGGTCTCGCTCGCCGGCACCTACACCGCCAACGGCATCGCGGTGGCCGCAGCCAACGCCACGCTGGACGAGCTGAACGAGCCCGGCGCCTACGAGCGCCTCTACGCCGTGTCGGACCGGCTGCGCCATGGGCTGGAGGAGATCTTCAAGGCGAGCGGCCTGCCGGCGCATGTGGTCGGCCTCGGCCCCGTGCTTCAGGTCTGGTTCTCCGACGCCCCGATCCACAACTACCGCGACGCCGAGCGCCATGCCGACCAGGACATGTTCCGCCGCTGGTGGCTTGGCATGATCGAGCGCGGCATCCTGTTCCACCCCGGCGCCTACGAGAACCTGTTCGTCTCCTTCGCGCATTCCGATCTCGACGTGGACACGACGCTCGCCGCCGCCCGCGAAGTCGTCGCAACGCTTAGCTGA
- a CDS encoding MtnX-like HAD-IB family phosphatase: MGFDILCDFDGTISRSDVTDLLLERLAVPGWEAVEASWERGEIGSRECMARQVALIDASAEELDAVLEEVEIDPGFPAFLGAALKLGARVSVVSDGIDYAIRRVLARHGVRGLPVLANRLVATGERSYRLEHPHAEAGCASGAGTCKCAVAGHQATSRRILIGDGRSDFCGSGAVELVLAKGALASHCEDLGRRHVAFTSFDELTAQLAQIVDLLPPLERRATEAA, encoded by the coding sequence ATGGGTTTCGACATCTTGTGCGACTTCGACGGCACGATCTCGCGCTCCGACGTGACCGATCTTCTTCTCGAACGGCTGGCCGTCCCCGGCTGGGAAGCGGTGGAAGCGTCGTGGGAGCGCGGCGAGATCGGCTCGCGCGAGTGCATGGCGCGCCAGGTGGCGCTGATCGACGCCTCGGCCGAAGAACTCGACGCGGTTCTGGAAGAAGTCGAGATCGATCCCGGTTTCCCCGCCTTTCTCGGCGCCGCGCTCAAGCTCGGCGCGCGGGTCAGCGTCGTCAGCGACGGGATCGACTACGCCATCCGCCGCGTCCTCGCCCGCCATGGCGTGCGCGGCCTGCCGGTTCTGGCCAACCGCCTCGTGGCGACCGGCGAGCGCTCCTATCGTCTGGAGCATCCCCACGCGGAAGCGGGCTGCGCCAGCGGCGCCGGCACCTGCAAATGCGCCGTCGCTGGCCATCAGGCGACCAGCCGGCGCATCCTGATCGGCGACGGGCGCTCGGATTTCTGCGGCAGCGGCGCGGTCGAGCTGGTGCTCGCCAAGGGCGCGCTCGCCTCCCATTGCGAGGATCTCGGCCGCCGGCATGTCGCCTTCACCAGCTTCGACGAGCTGACGGCGCAGCTTGCCCAGATTGTCGATCTCCTGCCGCCGCTGGAAAGGCGGGCGACGGAGGCCGCGTGA
- a CDS encoding ATP-binding protein: MTKTADATLDAAPAIEAVRYGMMPMIGGGEMGRRVRETDWSASALGAYESWPQSLRSSLSLVLNAKGIAALYWGPEQWLLYNDAYGAALGDRHPLAFGRPMPEVLTDIAPVLGPQVAEVLRTGAGFAIENLAMTMRRHDRDELTAWTYSFSPVQGEDGGFAGVLLLATEVTDQARIGIRRDALIALGNVFRDVENADELAAGANAILGRALGVSRVGYDTIDPESEVLRVRREWNAPGIEGLAPDIHLRSYGSYVEDLKRGETNVIPDARLDPRTADAADQLKALSVQAFVNVPLVEQGRLVALLYVNDVHARAWPEEDLDLIREFAMRLRIAVERASAAQALRDSEALSRENVQRVQLALSAGAIIGTWLWDLPSDRFTVDEAFAKAFGLDPALGREGLSLAQVVSTVHPDDQEALAAAIGEAVARGGAYAHQYRTRRADGNYYWLEANGRVEHGPDGTPLNFPGVLIDIEERRAIEAERERVTEMLRNLTETLEQRVADKTAELMLSEEALRQSQKMEAVGQLTGGLAHDFNNLLAGICGSLDMMQTRIAQGRFGEIDRYMTAAQGAAKRAAALTHRLLAFSRRQTLEPKPSDVDRIVAGMEEMVRRTVGPAIAVEVHGTAGLWPVLVDPNQLENALLNLCINARDAMPHGGRLVLETANRTIAERAALVRDMPPGDYASLTVSDNGVGMAPEIMERVFEPFFTTKPIGLGTGLGLSMIYGFAKQSGGEVRLHSQVGEGTSVTIFLPRHAVAEADARVPEPEPASPRTGAGETVLVIDDEPLVRMLVVDVLEDLGYSAIEAADGPEGLEILRSGIGVDLLVTDVGLPKGMNGRQVADAARALRPGLKVLFVTGYAETAVLSHGHLESGMQVVTKPFDLTVLARRIKDLINS; encoded by the coding sequence ATGACCAAGACTGCCGATGCCACGTTGGACGCCGCGCCCGCCATCGAAGCCGTGCGGTACGGCATGATGCCGATGATCGGCGGCGGCGAGATGGGCCGGCGGGTTCGCGAGACCGACTGGTCCGCCAGCGCGCTCGGCGCCTACGAGAGCTGGCCGCAGTCGCTGCGCTCCTCGCTTTCGCTGGTCCTGAACGCCAAGGGCATCGCCGCGCTCTACTGGGGGCCGGAGCAGTGGCTCCTCTACAACGACGCCTATGGCGCGGCGCTCGGCGACCGGCATCCGCTGGCCTTCGGCCGCCCCATGCCGGAGGTGCTGACCGACATCGCGCCGGTTCTGGGGCCGCAGGTCGCCGAGGTGCTGCGCACCGGCGCGGGCTTCGCCATCGAGAACCTCGCCATGACGATGCGTCGCCACGATCGCGACGAGCTGACCGCCTGGACCTACAGTTTCTCGCCCGTGCAGGGGGAGGATGGCGGTTTTGCCGGCGTGCTCCTGCTCGCCACCGAAGTCACCGACCAGGCGCGGATCGGCATCCGGCGCGACGCGCTGATCGCGCTCGGCAACGTGTTTCGCGATGTCGAGAACGCGGACGAGCTGGCCGCCGGGGCCAATGCGATCCTCGGCCGCGCGCTCGGCGTCAGCCGGGTCGGCTACGACACGATCGATCCCGAAAGCGAGGTCCTGCGCGTGCGGCGGGAATGGAACGCGCCGGGCATCGAGGGGCTGGCGCCCGACATCCACCTGCGCAGCTACGGCAGCTATGTGGAGGACCTGAAGCGCGGCGAGACCAACGTCATTCCCGACGCGCGCCTCGATCCGCGCACCGCCGATGCGGCGGACCAGCTGAAGGCGCTGAGCGTGCAGGCCTTCGTGAACGTGCCGCTGGTCGAGCAGGGGCGGCTGGTCGCCCTTCTCTATGTCAACGACGTCCACGCTCGGGCTTGGCCGGAGGAGGATCTCGACCTCATCCGCGAGTTCGCCATGCGCCTTCGCATCGCCGTGGAGCGCGCGAGCGCCGCGCAGGCGCTACGTGATAGCGAGGCGCTGTCGCGCGAGAACGTGCAGCGCGTGCAACTGGCGCTGTCGGCGGGCGCCATCATCGGCACTTGGCTCTGGGACCTGCCGAGCGACCGCTTCACTGTGGACGAAGCCTTCGCCAAAGCCTTCGGCCTCGACCCCGCGCTCGGCCGGGAAGGCTTGAGCCTCGCGCAGGTCGTGAGCACCGTCCACCCCGACGATCAGGAAGCGCTTGCCGCCGCGATCGGTGAGGCCGTGGCGCGCGGCGGCGCCTATGCGCACCAGTACCGAACGCGCCGCGCCGACGGGAACTACTACTGGCTGGAGGCGAACGGCCGGGTCGAGCATGGGCCGGACGGCACGCCGCTGAACTTTCCCGGCGTCCTGATCGACATCGAGGAGCGCCGCGCCATCGAGGCCGAGCGCGAGCGCGTCACCGAAATGCTCCGCAATCTCACCGAAACGCTGGAGCAGCGCGTCGCCGACAAGACCGCCGAGCTCATGCTCTCCGAGGAGGCACTGCGCCAGAGCCAGAAGATGGAAGCCGTGGGGCAGCTCACCGGCGGCTTGGCCCACGATTTCAACAATCTGCTCGCCGGCATTTGCGGCTCGCTCGACATGATGCAGACGCGCATCGCACAGGGGCGGTTCGGCGAGATCGACCGCTACATGACCGCCGCGCAAGGGGCGGCCAAGCGCGCGGCGGCGCTGACCCATCGCCTGCTCGCCTTCTCGCGGCGCCAGACGCTGGAGCCCAAGCCCTCGGATGTCGACCGCATCGTCGCCGGCATGGAGGAGATGGTGCGCCGGACGGTCGGCCCCGCCATCGCGGTGGAGGTGCATGGTACGGCGGGGCTCTGGCCGGTTCTGGTGGACCCGAACCAGTTGGAGAACGCGCTTCTCAACCTCTGCATCAACGCGCGGGACGCCATGCCCCATGGCGGACGCCTCGTGCTGGAGACCGCCAACCGCACGATTGCCGAGCGCGCGGCCTTGGTGCGCGACATGCCGCCGGGCGACTACGCCTCGCTCACCGTGTCGGACAACGGCGTCGGCATGGCGCCCGAGATCATGGAGCGCGTCTTCGAGCCCTTCTTCACCACCAAGCCGATAGGCCTTGGCACGGGGCTCGGCCTGTCCATGATCTACGGCTTCGCCAAGCAGTCGGGCGGCGAGGTGCGCCTTCATTCGCAGGTCGGCGAAGGCACGTCGGTGACGATCTTCCTGCCCCGCCACGCCGTGGCCGAGGCGGATGCGCGGGTGCCCGAACCGGAACCGGCGAGCCCGCGAACGGGCGCGGGTGAAACCGTGCTGGTGATCGACGACGAGCCGCTGGTGCGCATGCTCGTGGTGGATGTGCTGGAAGACCTCGGCTACAGCGCGATCGAGGCCGCCGACGGGCCGGAAGGGCTGGAGATCCTGCGCTCGGGTATCGGCGTCGATCTTCTCGTCACCGATGTCGGCCTGCCCAAGGGCATGAACGGGCGGCAGGTGGCGGACGCCGCGCGCGCCCTGCGCCCGGGGCTGAAGGTCCTGTTCGTGACGGGCTATGCCGAGACCGCCGTTCTCAGCCACGGCCATCTCGAAAGCGGCATGCAGGTCGTGACCAAGCCTTTCGATCTCACCGTTCTCGCCCGGCGGATCAAGGATCTCATCAACAGCTGA
- a CDS encoding alpha/beta hydrolase — MNASFHNGLSPDEGFAFPGGDAAVLLIHGLGGTPAEMKLVGRRISQAGFAVHGLRLPGHCGTEADLVATRWTDWLRAAVEAAERLSQRYERVFVGGLSMGALLSLMVASELGERISGTLLYSPTLFYDGWSIPRTRVLLPSVMALGLGRFARFRESYPYGLKDERLRAKIVAAMRKGNSAEAGLLDTPGRSIHEIMKLIRVVKKRLPGIKTPALVVQASEDDVSSPRNAGYIARHLGGPVELQLLYDSYHMITVDQERDTVADVSVNFMRRLGAPTALPQAEAGVFL, encoded by the coding sequence ATGAACGCTTCCTTTCACAACGGCCTGTCTCCCGACGAGGGCTTCGCTTTTCCCGGCGGCGACGCGGCGGTGCTGCTGATCCACGGCCTCGGCGGCACGCCCGCCGAGATGAAGCTGGTCGGCCGGCGCATTTCGCAGGCAGGCTTCGCCGTTCACGGGCTGCGCCTGCCCGGCCATTGCGGCACGGAGGCCGATCTCGTCGCCACGCGCTGGACGGACTGGCTGCGCGCGGCGGTGGAGGCGGCGGAGCGCCTCAGCCAGCGCTACGAGCGGGTCTTCGTCGGCGGCCTGTCCATGGGCGCGCTGCTCTCGCTCATGGTGGCGTCGGAGCTCGGCGAGCGCATCTCCGGCACGCTGCTTTACTCGCCGACGCTCTTCTACGACGGCTGGAGCATTCCGCGCACGCGCGTTCTCCTGCCCTCCGTCATGGCGCTCGGTCTTGGCCGGTTCGCGCGCTTTCGCGAGAGCTACCCTTATGGGCTGAAGGACGAGCGGCTGCGCGCCAAGATCGTCGCGGCCATGCGCAAGGGGAACAGCGCCGAAGCCGGCCTTCTCGACACGCCCGGGCGCAGCATCCACGAGATCATGAAGCTGATCCGCGTGGTGAAGAAGCGCCTGCCGGGCATCAAGACGCCCGCACTCGTGGTGCAGGCGAGCGAGGACGATGTCAGCAGCCCGCGCAACGCCGGCTATATCGCCCGCCATCTCGGCGGCCCGGTGGAGCTGCAGCTTCTCTACGACAGCTATCACATGATCACCGTGGACCAGGAGCGCGACACGGTCGCCGACGTTTCGGTGAACTTCATGCGCCGCCTGGGCGCGCCGACCGCCCTGCCGCAGGCCGAAGCCGGGGTGTTCCTGTGA
- a CDS encoding cation:proton antiporter yields MSLPFSWSPDPYILVLTGAGVLIALVAWLPLALRRLPLSLPIVCIGLGALIFSLPQVTLRPLPLHHPELVERFSEFVVIIALMGAGLKIDRVFGFRRWSVAWRLIGITMPLGIAAITMLAGWWIGLSWTLALLLGAALAPTDPVLAADVQVGPPKSGEEDEVRFGLTSEAGLNDGFAFPFVHLAIALAAASTTGEPWFAHWLSLNVVWEIGAGVAGGYAIGKLFGWLTFHVPAKTKLAKTGDGLIALSATFVSYGVTELIHCYGFLAVFVTALTFRHAHRDHDFQRDMHALTEQIERIAMMVLLILFGGALVSGLLAPLRWVDVAAVLAILLVIRPLTGLLGLLGHPADGRERLTLAFFGIRGVGSIYYLAYGLNHIEGVQDGERLWAIVGLVILVSILMHGLTVTPIMRRLDRTHGRDPDTGQATPPPGLQGPATER; encoded by the coding sequence ATGAGCCTTCCTTTCAGCTGGTCGCCCGATCCCTACATTCTCGTCCTCACCGGGGCCGGCGTCCTGATCGCGCTCGTGGCGTGGCTGCCGCTGGCGCTGCGGCGCCTGCCGCTCTCTCTGCCGATCGTCTGCATCGGGCTCGGGGCGCTGATCTTCTCCCTGCCGCAGGTGACGCTGCGCCCGCTGCCGCTCCACCACCCCGAGCTGGTGGAGCGCTTCTCGGAATTCGTCGTCATCATCGCCCTGATGGGCGCGGGCCTGAAGATCGATCGCGTCTTCGGCTTTCGGCGCTGGTCGGTCGCCTGGCGGCTGATCGGCATCACCATGCCGCTTGGCATCGCCGCGATCACGATGCTCGCCGGCTGGTGGATCGGCCTCTCCTGGACCCTGGCGCTCCTTCTGGGCGCCGCGCTCGCGCCGACCGACCCGGTTCTGGCCGCCGACGTGCAGGTCGGCCCGCCCAAATCCGGCGAGGAGGACGAGGTCCGCTTCGGCCTCACCTCGGAAGCCGGCCTGAACGACGGTTTCGCCTTTCCCTTCGTGCATCTTGCCATCGCGCTGGCGGCGGCGAGCACGACGGGCGAGCCCTGGTTCGCGCATTGGCTGAGTTTGAACGTCGTCTGGGAAATCGGGGCGGGCGTCGCCGGCGGCTACGCGATCGGGAAGCTCTTCGGCTGGCTCACCTTCCACGTTCCCGCCAAGACCAAGCTCGCCAAGACCGGCGACGGGCTGATTGCCCTGTCGGCGACCTTCGTTTCCTATGGCGTCACCGAACTGATCCATTGCTACGGCTTTCTCGCCGTGTTCGTCACCGCCCTCACCTTCCGCCACGCCCATCGCGACCACGACTTCCAGCGGGACATGCACGCGCTGACCGAGCAGATCGAGCGCATCGCCATGATGGTCCTGCTCATCCTGTTCGGCGGCGCGCTGGTCAGCGGCCTTCTGGCGCCGCTGCGCTGGGTCGATGTCGCGGCGGTTCTCGCCATCCTCCTCGTGATCCGTCCGCTCACCGGCCTCCTCGGCCTTCTCGGCCACCCCGCCGACGGGCGCGAGCGGCTGACGCTCGCTTTTTTCGGCATTCGCGGCGTCGGCTCGATCTACTATCTCGCCTATGGGCTCAACCATATCGAGGGGGTGCAGGACGGCGAACGGCTTTGGGCCATCGTCGGTCTGGTGATCCTCGTCTCGATCCTCATGCACGGGCTGACGGTCACGCCCATCATGCGCCGGCTCGACCGCACGCACGGCCGGGACCCCGACACCGGCCAAGCCACCCCGCCGCCCGGGCTGCAGGGGCCGGCGACGGAGCGCTAG